Proteins from a single region of Bombus pascuorum chromosome 5, iyBomPasc1.1, whole genome shotgun sequence:
- the LOC132907337 gene encoding two pore calcium channel protein 1-like isoform X2 yields the protein MSSPKTTEYSGNYQRFNDDANISLEQDISHRTCQKNHVNSSTENVRTSDQIIHKFETDDVHRENMSENAVLSSHDSITDHDLHWEMNYHEAAIFLEEGKNNEKFDSHPKHPEDLPAYLLVHNNWYYGLDLLTSLILLALAVVEEPAVSMFGIPVWAHGSIELFALIIIGIELALKLRWIGWSTMLKHKRTMLKCITLVIMFLEAMTVLVRQSSHFRVTRALRPIFLVDTKCFGGVRRFIRQILLTLPPILDMLGLLLFFITLYTVLGYYMFSEMNRNFCTLQDSFVSLFVLLTTANFPDVMMPSYSRNKWYAIYFVSYLSTMLYVMMNLMLAVVNETFTAAERDKFKKLFLHKRKACQHAFKLLVSKQNPDKMRFRQFEGLMRYYAPNKNIRDIVLMYQHLNASGSGVLSVEEFLNIYDTIILQWELQYSTVPWYHSTSQPLQILCTGAHAAIRWPYFESLMYITIIANGIAMIIRILQPGDNVHSTILFAASWDTFLFGGIFVTEALIKVLGLGTRRYLSSGWNLFDLGTSIMTLVAACILSLFPTATFFVLFRPLRLLRLFKMKKRYRDVFGTLVILTPLMSSTAVVMLVLYYFFAIIGMELFAGYNMRNCCKNTTVEDFYKYSANESTALGYYYLNTFDNLIASGMTLFELTVVNNWFILMNAYAFTVGMYTRIYFMIFYLVTMIVLTIVVSSFLEAFRFRIHYKKSTSKRDEEKMLHEEVELKWDELQYIVEDFQLLEKLRPSLIVGGTTVFIGSRPRTREVLQRKMYTNEITEWIIEAKQAERQFLSNATHSLEENYREEAISETDHVGLTDNLRQTHRNTSNVV from the exons ATGTCTTCTCCCAAAACCACTGAATATTCGGGCAATTATCAACGGTTTAACGATGATGCAAACATATCACTCGAGCAAGACATTTCACATCGAACATGTCAAA AAAATCATGTAAACTCCTCCACTGAAAATGTAAGAACATCTGATCAAATCATtcataaatttgaaacagaTGATGTACATAGAGAAAACATGTCTGAAAATGCAGTACTTTCGTCACATGATTCAATCACAGATCATGATTTGCATTGGGAAATGAATTATCATGAAGCTGCAATATTTTTAGAg GAAggtaaaaataatgaaaagttTGATTCGCACCCAAAGCATCCGGAAGATTTACCAGCTTATCTCTTAGTTCATAATAATTGGTATTATGGATTAGATCTATTAACTTCTCTTATACTTTTGGCTTTAGCTGTTGTAGAAGAGCCAGCTGTATCAATGTTTGGT atacCAGTGTGGGCGCATGGATCTATAGAACTTTTTGCTTTGATAATTATAGGTATAGAATTAGCTTTGAAACTAAGATGGATTGGCTGGTCAACAATGTTAAAACACAAGCGAACAATGCTGAAG tgTATCACATTAGTCATCATGTTTTTAGAAGCGATGACAGTACTAGTACGACAATCATCGCATTTCCGTGTAACACGTGCTCTAAGGCCCATTTTTTTAGTAGATACAAAATGTTTTGGAGGCGTTAGAAGATTTATCAGACAAATACTTTTGACATTGCCACCAATTCTGGATATGTTAGGcttgcttttattttttataacactGTATACTGTATTGGGTTACTATATGTTTTCTgaaatgaatagaaatttttgtacACTACAAGACAGTTTTGTGAGTCTCTTTGTTCTTCTTACTACTGCTAA TTTTCCAGATGTAATGATGCCATCATATTCAAGAAACAAATGGTATGcgatatattttgtatcttaTTTGTCTACAATGTTGTACGTAATGATGAATTTGATGTTGGCGGTGGTTAACGAAACATTTACAGCAGCTGAAcgtgataaatttaaaaaattgtttttacatAAAAGGAAAGCATGTCAACATGCCTTTAAGTTATTAGTTTCGAAACAAAATCCGGATAAAATGCGATTTCGCCAATTTGAAGGATTAATGCGATACTATGCTCCAaataaaa ACATAAGAGACATTGTTCTAATGTATCAACATTTAAATGCTTCTGGAAGTGGAGTTCTAAGTGTTGAAGagtttttaaacatttatgaTACTATTATACTTCAATGGGAACTACAATACTCTACTGTGCCTTGGTATCACAGTACATCACAACCTTTGCAGATTCTATGCACAGGAGCACATGCAGCTATTAGATGGCCATATTTTGAAAGCTTAATGT aTATAACAATCATTGCAAATGGTATTGCTAtgataataagaatattacagCCAGGTGATAATGTTCATAGTACAATTCTATTTGCTGCATCTTGGGATACTTTTCTTTTCGGAGGAA tattcgTCACTGAAGCACTAATAAAAGTATTAGGACTTGGTACAAGACGATACCTGAGTTCCGGATGGAATCTTTTCGATTTAGGGACATCTATAATGACACTTGTTGCAGCTTgtattttatctctttttccTACGGCTACAttttttgttctatttagACCACTTCGACTGCTAAGAttgtttaaaatgaaaaaaagatacCGAGACGTATTTGGCACACTTGTGATTTTAACTCCCTTGATGTCTTCCACTGCAGTAGTCAtgcttgttttatattatttttttgcaATCATTGGGATGGAATTGTTTGCAGGATATAATATGCGAAATTGTTGCAA AAATACAACAGTTGAAGACTTTTACAAATACTCTGCCAATGAAAGTACCGCACTAGGatattattaccttaatacTTTTGACAACCTTATAGCCAGTGGAATGACCCTTTTTGAGTTAACGGTTGTTAATAATTggtttattttaatgaacgCATATGCATTTACTGTTGGAATGTAtacacgaatatattttatgatattttatttggtGACAATGATTGTTTTAACTATCGTGGTATCCAGTTTCTTAGAGGCCTTTCGATTTAGaatacattataaaaaatcaACATCTAAACGTGAtg AGGAAAAGATGCTACATGAAGAAGTGGAACTAAAATGGGACGAATTGCAATATATAGTAGAAGATTTTCAACTTTTGGAAAAATTGCGACCTTCGCTGATAGTTGGT GGAACTACTGTTTTTATTGGCTCGCGTCCTCGAACCAGAGAAGTTTtgcaaagaaaaatgtatacgaATGAAATTACCGAATGGATTATAGAGGCTAAACAAGCAGAAAGGCAGTTTTTATCAAATGCTACTCATagtttagaagaaaattatagagAGGAAGCAATTTCTGAAACAGATCATGTAGGATTAACAGACAATTTGCGACAAACACATCGTAATACATCAAATGTTGTATAA
- the LOC132907337 gene encoding two pore calcium channel protein 1-like isoform X1 has translation MSSPKTTEYSGNYQRFNDDANISLEQDISHRTCQKYGSILSYPSAENHVNSSTENVRTSDQIIHKFETDDVHRENMSENAVLSSHDSITDHDLHWEMNYHEAAIFLEEGKNNEKFDSHPKHPEDLPAYLLVHNNWYYGLDLLTSLILLALAVVEEPAVSMFGIPVWAHGSIELFALIIIGIELALKLRWIGWSTMLKHKRTMLKCITLVIMFLEAMTVLVRQSSHFRVTRALRPIFLVDTKCFGGVRRFIRQILLTLPPILDMLGLLLFFITLYTVLGYYMFSEMNRNFCTLQDSFVSLFVLLTTANFPDVMMPSYSRNKWYAIYFVSYLSTMLYVMMNLMLAVVNETFTAAERDKFKKLFLHKRKACQHAFKLLVSKQNPDKMRFRQFEGLMRYYAPNKNIRDIVLMYQHLNASGSGVLSVEEFLNIYDTIILQWELQYSTVPWYHSTSQPLQILCTGAHAAIRWPYFESLMYITIIANGIAMIIRILQPGDNVHSTILFAASWDTFLFGGIFVTEALIKVLGLGTRRYLSSGWNLFDLGTSIMTLVAACILSLFPTATFFVLFRPLRLLRLFKMKKRYRDVFGTLVILTPLMSSTAVVMLVLYYFFAIIGMELFAGYNMRNCCKNTTVEDFYKYSANESTALGYYYLNTFDNLIASGMTLFELTVVNNWFILMNAYAFTVGMYTRIYFMIFYLVTMIVLTIVVSSFLEAFRFRIHYKKSTSKRDEEKMLHEEVELKWDELQYIVEDFQLLEKLRPSLIVGGTTVFIGSRPRTREVLQRKMYTNEITEWIIEAKQAERQFLSNATHSLEENYREEAISETDHVGLTDNLRQTHRNTSNVV, from the exons ATGTCTTCTCCCAAAACCACTGAATATTCGGGCAATTATCAACGGTTTAACGATGATGCAAACATATCACTCGAGCAAGACATTTCACATCGAACATGTCAAA AATATGGATCTATATTATCATATCCTTCTGCAGAAAATCATGTAAACTCCTCCACTGAAAATGTAAGAACATCTGATCAAATCATtcataaatttgaaacagaTGATGTACATAGAGAAAACATGTCTGAAAATGCAGTACTTTCGTCACATGATTCAATCACAGATCATGATTTGCATTGGGAAATGAATTATCATGAAGCTGCAATATTTTTAGAg GAAggtaaaaataatgaaaagttTGATTCGCACCCAAAGCATCCGGAAGATTTACCAGCTTATCTCTTAGTTCATAATAATTGGTATTATGGATTAGATCTATTAACTTCTCTTATACTTTTGGCTTTAGCTGTTGTAGAAGAGCCAGCTGTATCAATGTTTGGT atacCAGTGTGGGCGCATGGATCTATAGAACTTTTTGCTTTGATAATTATAGGTATAGAATTAGCTTTGAAACTAAGATGGATTGGCTGGTCAACAATGTTAAAACACAAGCGAACAATGCTGAAG tgTATCACATTAGTCATCATGTTTTTAGAAGCGATGACAGTACTAGTACGACAATCATCGCATTTCCGTGTAACACGTGCTCTAAGGCCCATTTTTTTAGTAGATACAAAATGTTTTGGAGGCGTTAGAAGATTTATCAGACAAATACTTTTGACATTGCCACCAATTCTGGATATGTTAGGcttgcttttattttttataacactGTATACTGTATTGGGTTACTATATGTTTTCTgaaatgaatagaaatttttgtacACTACAAGACAGTTTTGTGAGTCTCTTTGTTCTTCTTACTACTGCTAA TTTTCCAGATGTAATGATGCCATCATATTCAAGAAACAAATGGTATGcgatatattttgtatcttaTTTGTCTACAATGTTGTACGTAATGATGAATTTGATGTTGGCGGTGGTTAACGAAACATTTACAGCAGCTGAAcgtgataaatttaaaaaattgtttttacatAAAAGGAAAGCATGTCAACATGCCTTTAAGTTATTAGTTTCGAAACAAAATCCGGATAAAATGCGATTTCGCCAATTTGAAGGATTAATGCGATACTATGCTCCAaataaaa ACATAAGAGACATTGTTCTAATGTATCAACATTTAAATGCTTCTGGAAGTGGAGTTCTAAGTGTTGAAGagtttttaaacatttatgaTACTATTATACTTCAATGGGAACTACAATACTCTACTGTGCCTTGGTATCACAGTACATCACAACCTTTGCAGATTCTATGCACAGGAGCACATGCAGCTATTAGATGGCCATATTTTGAAAGCTTAATGT aTATAACAATCATTGCAAATGGTATTGCTAtgataataagaatattacagCCAGGTGATAATGTTCATAGTACAATTCTATTTGCTGCATCTTGGGATACTTTTCTTTTCGGAGGAA tattcgTCACTGAAGCACTAATAAAAGTATTAGGACTTGGTACAAGACGATACCTGAGTTCCGGATGGAATCTTTTCGATTTAGGGACATCTATAATGACACTTGTTGCAGCTTgtattttatctctttttccTACGGCTACAttttttgttctatttagACCACTTCGACTGCTAAGAttgtttaaaatgaaaaaaagatacCGAGACGTATTTGGCACACTTGTGATTTTAACTCCCTTGATGTCTTCCACTGCAGTAGTCAtgcttgttttatattatttttttgcaATCATTGGGATGGAATTGTTTGCAGGATATAATATGCGAAATTGTTGCAA AAATACAACAGTTGAAGACTTTTACAAATACTCTGCCAATGAAAGTACCGCACTAGGatattattaccttaatacTTTTGACAACCTTATAGCCAGTGGAATGACCCTTTTTGAGTTAACGGTTGTTAATAATTggtttattttaatgaacgCATATGCATTTACTGTTGGAATGTAtacacgaatatattttatgatattttatttggtGACAATGATTGTTTTAACTATCGTGGTATCCAGTTTCTTAGAGGCCTTTCGATTTAGaatacattataaaaaatcaACATCTAAACGTGAtg AGGAAAAGATGCTACATGAAGAAGTGGAACTAAAATGGGACGAATTGCAATATATAGTAGAAGATTTTCAACTTTTGGAAAAATTGCGACCTTCGCTGATAGTTGGT GGAACTACTGTTTTTATTGGCTCGCGTCCTCGAACCAGAGAAGTTTtgcaaagaaaaatgtatacgaATGAAATTACCGAATGGATTATAGAGGCTAAACAAGCAGAAAGGCAGTTTTTATCAAATGCTACTCATagtttagaagaaaattatagagAGGAAGCAATTTCTGAAACAGATCATGTAGGATTAACAGACAATTTGCGACAAACACATCGTAATACATCAAATGTTGTATAA
- the LOC132907341 gene encoding large ribosomal subunit protein eL6, translating into MTDTKETKESKAKSPENKNAPVEIKKGAKKGRIRPRNYDIGNGVYRFSRTRMFHKKAIYKFLGSKTPKTVKPKKPVTIEKKISGDKNGEKRTVLLKKRRANYPTADPVTVHHAKKCFSEHNRYLRPSLKPGTICILLAGAHKGKRVIFLKQLESGLLLITGPFLINACPLRRVSQNYVIATSTRINISGLKIPAYISDDYFKRKREKRAKKEEGDIFSKKKVEYKASDQRKADQKVIDKFVISAIKRNKEKKMLFTYLSAMFGLRSSQYPHRLKF; encoded by the exons ATGACTGATAcaaaggaaacaaaagaatCAAAGGCGAAGTCTCCGGAGAACAAAAATGCTCCTGTGGAGATTAAAAAAGGTGCAAAGAAAGGTCGGATTAGGCCTCGAAATTACGACATAGGAAATGGTGTTTATAGGTTTAGCCGAACCCGTATGTTCCACAAGAAAGCCATCTACAAATTTCTTGGCTCCAAAACTCCAAAAACT GTTAAGCCTAAGAAACCAGTCACTATTGAAAAGAAGATTAGTGGTGACAAAAATGGAGAGAAGCGTACTGTATTATTAAAGAAGAGGCGTGCAAACTATCCTACTGCAGATCCAGTAACTGTACACCAtgctaaaaaatgtttcagtgAGCATAATCGTTATTTGAGACCATCCTTGAAACCAGGAACAATTTGTATCCTGTTAGCTGGTGCTCATAAAGGAAAACGTGTTATTTTCTTAAAGCAACTTGAGAGCGGTTTACTCTTAATTACAG GTCCTTTCTTGATCAACGCTTGCCCACTCCGTAGAGTTAGTCAAAATTATGTAATCGCGACTTCCACCCGTATTAACATTTCTGGTTTGAAGATTCCGGCTTACATTAGCGACGATTATTTCAAGAGAAAACGCGAGAAACGCGcaaagaaggaagaaggtgATATCTTCAGCAAAAAGAAGGTCGAGTACAAAGCAAGTGACCAGAGGAAAGCTGATCAAAAAGTGATTGACAAATTTGTGATTTCTGCTATCaagagaaacaaagagaaaaagatgttATTCACCTATTTATCAGCGATGTTTGGACTCAGGAGCAGCCAATATCCACatagattaaaattttaa
- the LOC132907337 gene encoding two pore calcium channel protein 1-like isoform X3: protein MSSPKTTEYSGNYQRFNDDANISLEQDISHRTCQNDVHRENMSENAVLSSHDSITDHDLHWEMNYHEAAIFLEEGKNNEKFDSHPKHPEDLPAYLLVHNNWYYGLDLLTSLILLALAVVEEPAVSMFGIPVWAHGSIELFALIIIGIELALKLRWIGWSTMLKHKRTMLKCITLVIMFLEAMTVLVRQSSHFRVTRALRPIFLVDTKCFGGVRRFIRQILLTLPPILDMLGLLLFFITLYTVLGYYMFSEMNRNFCTLQDSFVSLFVLLTTANFPDVMMPSYSRNKWYAIYFVSYLSTMLYVMMNLMLAVVNETFTAAERDKFKKLFLHKRKACQHAFKLLVSKQNPDKMRFRQFEGLMRYYAPNKNIRDIVLMYQHLNASGSGVLSVEEFLNIYDTIILQWELQYSTVPWYHSTSQPLQILCTGAHAAIRWPYFESLMYITIIANGIAMIIRILQPGDNVHSTILFAASWDTFLFGGIFVTEALIKVLGLGTRRYLSSGWNLFDLGTSIMTLVAACILSLFPTATFFVLFRPLRLLRLFKMKKRYRDVFGTLVILTPLMSSTAVVMLVLYYFFAIIGMELFAGYNMRNCCKNTTVEDFYKYSANESTALGYYYLNTFDNLIASGMTLFELTVVNNWFILMNAYAFTVGMYTRIYFMIFYLVTMIVLTIVVSSFLEAFRFRIHYKKSTSKRDEEKMLHEEVELKWDELQYIVEDFQLLEKLRPSLIVGGTTVFIGSRPRTREVLQRKMYTNEITEWIIEAKQAERQFLSNATHSLEENYREEAISETDHVGLTDNLRQTHRNTSNVV, encoded by the exons ATGTCTTCTCCCAAAACCACTGAATATTCGGGCAATTATCAACGGTTTAACGATGATGCAAACATATCACTCGAGCAAGACATTTCACATCGAACATGTCAAA aTGATGTACATAGAGAAAACATGTCTGAAAATGCAGTACTTTCGTCACATGATTCAATCACAGATCATGATTTGCATTGGGAAATGAATTATCATGAAGCTGCAATATTTTTAGAg GAAggtaaaaataatgaaaagttTGATTCGCACCCAAAGCATCCGGAAGATTTACCAGCTTATCTCTTAGTTCATAATAATTGGTATTATGGATTAGATCTATTAACTTCTCTTATACTTTTGGCTTTAGCTGTTGTAGAAGAGCCAGCTGTATCAATGTTTGGT atacCAGTGTGGGCGCATGGATCTATAGAACTTTTTGCTTTGATAATTATAGGTATAGAATTAGCTTTGAAACTAAGATGGATTGGCTGGTCAACAATGTTAAAACACAAGCGAACAATGCTGAAG tgTATCACATTAGTCATCATGTTTTTAGAAGCGATGACAGTACTAGTACGACAATCATCGCATTTCCGTGTAACACGTGCTCTAAGGCCCATTTTTTTAGTAGATACAAAATGTTTTGGAGGCGTTAGAAGATTTATCAGACAAATACTTTTGACATTGCCACCAATTCTGGATATGTTAGGcttgcttttattttttataacactGTATACTGTATTGGGTTACTATATGTTTTCTgaaatgaatagaaatttttgtacACTACAAGACAGTTTTGTGAGTCTCTTTGTTCTTCTTACTACTGCTAA TTTTCCAGATGTAATGATGCCATCATATTCAAGAAACAAATGGTATGcgatatattttgtatcttaTTTGTCTACAATGTTGTACGTAATGATGAATTTGATGTTGGCGGTGGTTAACGAAACATTTACAGCAGCTGAAcgtgataaatttaaaaaattgtttttacatAAAAGGAAAGCATGTCAACATGCCTTTAAGTTATTAGTTTCGAAACAAAATCCGGATAAAATGCGATTTCGCCAATTTGAAGGATTAATGCGATACTATGCTCCAaataaaa ACATAAGAGACATTGTTCTAATGTATCAACATTTAAATGCTTCTGGAAGTGGAGTTCTAAGTGTTGAAGagtttttaaacatttatgaTACTATTATACTTCAATGGGAACTACAATACTCTACTGTGCCTTGGTATCACAGTACATCACAACCTTTGCAGATTCTATGCACAGGAGCACATGCAGCTATTAGATGGCCATATTTTGAAAGCTTAATGT aTATAACAATCATTGCAAATGGTATTGCTAtgataataagaatattacagCCAGGTGATAATGTTCATAGTACAATTCTATTTGCTGCATCTTGGGATACTTTTCTTTTCGGAGGAA tattcgTCACTGAAGCACTAATAAAAGTATTAGGACTTGGTACAAGACGATACCTGAGTTCCGGATGGAATCTTTTCGATTTAGGGACATCTATAATGACACTTGTTGCAGCTTgtattttatctctttttccTACGGCTACAttttttgttctatttagACCACTTCGACTGCTAAGAttgtttaaaatgaaaaaaagatacCGAGACGTATTTGGCACACTTGTGATTTTAACTCCCTTGATGTCTTCCACTGCAGTAGTCAtgcttgttttatattatttttttgcaATCATTGGGATGGAATTGTTTGCAGGATATAATATGCGAAATTGTTGCAA AAATACAACAGTTGAAGACTTTTACAAATACTCTGCCAATGAAAGTACCGCACTAGGatattattaccttaatacTTTTGACAACCTTATAGCCAGTGGAATGACCCTTTTTGAGTTAACGGTTGTTAATAATTggtttattttaatgaacgCATATGCATTTACTGTTGGAATGTAtacacgaatatattttatgatattttatttggtGACAATGATTGTTTTAACTATCGTGGTATCCAGTTTCTTAGAGGCCTTTCGATTTAGaatacattataaaaaatcaACATCTAAACGTGAtg AGGAAAAGATGCTACATGAAGAAGTGGAACTAAAATGGGACGAATTGCAATATATAGTAGAAGATTTTCAACTTTTGGAAAAATTGCGACCTTCGCTGATAGTTGGT GGAACTACTGTTTTTATTGGCTCGCGTCCTCGAACCAGAGAAGTTTtgcaaagaaaaatgtatacgaATGAAATTACCGAATGGATTATAGAGGCTAAACAAGCAGAAAGGCAGTTTTTATCAAATGCTACTCATagtttagaagaaaattatagagAGGAAGCAATTTCTGAAACAGATCATGTAGGATTAACAGACAATTTGCGACAAACACATCGTAATACATCAAATGTTGTATAA